One stretch of Chaetodon auriga isolate fChaAug3 chromosome 18, fChaAug3.hap1, whole genome shotgun sequence DNA includes these proteins:
- the LOC143336475 gene encoding solute carrier family 23 member 1-like: protein MASGKESGGLDNLAFDKNEGVNDQPRGKQEKTCGSDGAAEEDRNKPTYCVTDIPPWYLCIFLAMQHYLTAFGGIISIPLILSEGLCLQHDSLTQGRLINTIFFVSGLCTVLQVTFGVRLPILQGGTFALLTPATAMLSMPQWECPAWTQNASLVNTSSPLFKEVWQTRMRTLQGSIMVASLLQILVGFSGLIGFLMRFIGPLTIAPTVSLIGLSLYDSAGTKTGSHWGISAMTTVLIILFSQYLHRIPIPVPAYSKAKKLHTSKFYIFQIMPILLGIAVSWLVCYLLTIYDVLPSDPSQYGHLARTDVKGNVVNEASWFTFPYPGQWGMPAVSLAGVFGIMAGIICSMAESVGDYHACAKLSGAPPPPKHAISRGIGVEGLGCLLAGAFGTGNGTTSFSENVAALGITKVGSRMVILLSGIFMILMGMLGKIGAIFTTIPTPVIGGMFLIMFGVITAAGISNLQSTDMNSSRNIFVFGFSMFSALVIPNWTLKNPDFFKTGVQEIDQIVYILLTTHMFVGGFLGFFLDNTIPGTKRERGLLSWNKVPLEDSSNTLGAEEVYDLPFGITSCLSSQSWVRYVPFCPRKGHRTQNSELEDKKMSQSKESEQLPNSTEIINEIRL, encoded by the exons ATGGCTTCAGGGAAAGAAAGCGGTGGACTCGACAATCTTGCATTTGAT AAGAATGAAGGAGTCAATGATCAGCCcagaggaaagcaggaaaagacaTGTGGGAGCGACggtgcagcagaggaagacagaaataAACCCACCTATTGTGTGACTGACATTCCCCCCTGGTACCTTTGTATTTTTCTGGCCATGCAG CATTACCTGACAGCGTTCGGTGGGATcatctccatccctctcatTCTCTCGGAGGGGCTGTGTCTGCAGCACGACAGCCTGACCCAGGGTCGCCTCATTAACACCATTTTCTTCGTCTCTGGCCTGTGCACCGTGCTGCAGGTCACCTTCGGTGTCAG GCTTCCCATCCTACAGGGGGGTACATTTGCTTTGCTGACCCCTGCCACGGCCATGTTGTCCATGCCACAGTGGGAGTGCCCAGCTTGGACCCAGAATGCCAGTCTGGTCAACACCTCCTCACCGCTCTTCAAAGAAGTGTGGCAGACCCGCATGAGAACA cTGCAGGGCTCTATCATGGTGGCCTCCCTCCTCCAGATCCTGGTCGGTTTCTCCGGCCTCATCGGCTTCCTCATGCGCTTCATTGGCCCCTTAACCATTGCCCCCACAGTCTCTCTTATAGGCCTGTCGCTGTACGATTCAGCTGGAACCAAGACTGGCAGCCACTGGGGCATCTCTGCTAT GACCACAGTGCTGATCATCCTGTTCTCCCAGTATCTCCACCGCATACCAATTCCTGTTCCTGCATATAGCAAAGCCAAGAAACTGCACACCTCCAAGTTCTACATCTTCCAGATAATGCCT ATTCTGCTGGGAATTGCGGTCTCATGGTTAGTCTGCTACCTCCTCACCATCTATGATGTCCTACCATCTGATCCAAGCCAATATGGCCACCTTGCCCGCACTGATGTGAAGGGAAATGTGGTGAACGAGGCTTCCTGGTTCACATTTCCTTATCCTG GTCAGTGGGGCATGCCAGCTGTAAGCCTGGCGGGTGTATTTGGCATTATGGCTGGAATTATATGCTCCATGGCAGAGTCTGTGGGCGACTACCATGCATGTGCCAAGCTGTCGGGGGCCCCTCCTCCCCCAAAGCACGCCATCAGCCGGGGCATTGGTGTTGAAGGGCTCGGTTGTTTGTTGGCAGGGGCCTTTGGCACAGGCAATGGCACGACCTCATTTAGTGAGAACGTGGCTGCCCTGGGTATCACCAAG GTGGGCAGCCGAATGGTGATTCTTCTGAGTGGAATTTTCATGATTTTGATGGGGATGTTGGGTAAAATTGGAGCAATCTTCACAACGATCCCCACTCCTGTGATTGGAGGGATGTTCCTTATCATGTTTGGCGTCATAACTGCAGCAGGCATTTCTAATCTGCAG TCCACAGACATGAATTCCTCCAggaatatatttgtttttggtttttccatgttttctgctctcGTCATTCCAAACTGGACATTGAAGAATCCTGATTTCTTCAAAACAG GTGTTCAAGAGATAGACCAAATTGTATACATATTGTTGACCACTCATATGTTTGTTGGAGGGTTTCTTGGCTTCTTCCTCGACAACACAATTCCAG GGACCAAACGTGAGCGTGGCCTCTTATCCTGGAACAAAGTACCTCTTGAGGACTCTAGTAACACCTTGGGAGCTGAAGAAGTGTATGACCTCCCTTTTGGCATCACCTCTTGCCTCTCGTCCCAGTCTTGGGTTCGCTATGTCCCCTTTTGCCCACGGAAGGGCCACAGAACTCAGAACTCAGAACTTGAAGACaagaaaatgtcacagagcaAGGAGAGTGAGCAACTGCCTAACAGCACAGA